The DNA sequence atcgtattttgctcgttatttagatatgccccgtgagtccttagtttcacctattcaTGTGTCTATGCCGGTGGGCTATTATATTTTCGTGGACTATGtgtatcgttcatgtgtggtgactattaggggtgtggagacaagagttgatcttttactgcttagtatgattgattttgacgtgattctaggcatagattggttgtctccatgtcatgctatgctggattgtcacgctaagaccgtgacgtcgGTGATGCCGAGATTTcctaggattgagtggagaggttctctggactatgttcccagtaggttGATCTCATATTTGAAGGACCAACAGAGGGTTGGGAAGCGGTGTTTGGCAtacttggcctttgtgagggatgttggagctgatactcctaccattgattctgttccggtagtgcgagacttttcggatgtatttcctgctgaTCTGCCGGGTATGTCACCCAAcatggacattgattttggtattgacttggtgccgggaaTTCAAcatatttctattcctccgtatcgtatggcattagcagagttgaaggaattgaaagagcagcttcaggagcttcttgataaggggttcattaagcctagtgtgtcgccttggggttcattaggcctaggtATTagtaccttttagcttttgttttagttcgaaagtattgaattatgttcccgaaactaatgcaATTGTGCAAACTGCAGGAATACTGCAAttttggtctcccgagatgaaatccgactaaaaaaggGGTGTTCTGAAGCACAAAGCAATAAAGGGCACAGAAGCACAAAAATTCGGTATGTAAAAGAAATTGCAGACAGCAGAATTACATTTGCGACCACAAACcaagaaggaaaatctagtaGAGCTTTGAgtaatgtgcggaccgcaaataAATTGTGCAGCCGTAGAACTGGGCGaagagtcaaagatcagagattatgcaaaaagaccaagtccaggagcCTTTGTGAATTGCAGATCGCataaaaattgtgcggccgcagaagactacCTCACAACTGCAGTGCAGAAATATGTGCCCGCAAAAGATTTCCTCGCGGCTGTAGTGTAGAAATGTACGGccgcagaagattgcctcgcAGTCGCAATTCAGAAATGTACGGCCACAGAACTCCACTTCCTGCCAGTTGTAGAAATCtatggaccgcacatggaattgtgcggccgcagaacctccagaGTGGCATTATTGTCCGAGATTTTCAGCcatgtataaatagatgagtttcacaaaattaggtcaagttttgaacatCCGAAGTtgttgtagccatttttctttactactttaggaagttttacattactttggtgtatttatattagatttaatcattttaatcttccattatgagtttaattagcttttcttccttattttcttctaATCTCATTATGAGAAGCTAGACtattactagggttgtgacccaaccctagtgagTAAACCTTAtgagtatctaatttagtgcttgtttatgattgggtattgattatttagcttagttcatgctttaattgtagaattaatggtggaaaacattagttcatgcctatttgacttaggcTCTACTTGAAAAGGAGGGACCTAATATAgcataacttagctaacaaggaactGGGTCAATTTAGAGATTGattagcccaattaaagggttcaacttagagatagtaataacccgacttgagctcttatcaactattttgggtgatacccatttggtcttgagaaatccaaattgggcaaaatcactctctgaccgagaggtattgagtgggtaaggtagagttgagagctataatacacctcaATCAACAGATCAAGCATTAACGTCTTTATCCTATTAGgtaaacacctaggttatggtcataaCCCTAGGCATTTTACCCATTTGGAAAAAACCTTAAAAATATTTATCTCTAGTCTATTTTATTTATCTTGCAATCATTAGATTAACAGTAGAAATAGGAAACCAAAACCTTGTTGtagaagtgcaatctagataatccaTTTGCGTTATTctaatatatactcctaactcccatcatAACTCTCAGTGGATTTgaccccgactcctagttgggtaattataattgTATACGACCAtgtcatatctcttattgaggtgtgttgtggacgtgatcaatttttggcactgTTGTCGGgagttaaaaacggtgttagctatatatttgtgtgtgtttttggaatatcttcttttcctttcgtgttactaacttgtttgagaaatcgtaggtacaaccatggaaAATAATGAGCTCGAAAATTTGCCTTTGcgggatgtggacgttgaggatgagcaagttgatgaggttcctcttgatataCAGAGTAGATATCCTTATCTTTTTGGCATTCCAGGTATGATTTGAAACCCATTCGacgatgaacgtttgtttaagagggggagaatgtagtgactcgaccggtcattttgtgaaTCTGAGCCCTGTTTACCCTATTTGATGCTCCTAGTATGTTGTTTATTATTTTTTGACTGGGGgaggggtggttggtttggcttcagaAAGGTTTGAAAGTGAATTGAGGCACGTAGtcttattttggaagcttaagttgtatgggttgactaaggtttgacttctATATAAATGACCTCAGATTGGTGTTTggtggttccaataggtttgtatgattattttggacttaggcatatgttcgtatttggatttggaggttcataggATGTTTTGGCTCCatttgccaaaagttggcaatttgaaggtttagagagTTCCTATGTTTGACGGGGAGTTGTCTTTCATGATATCGAATTCAGATTTTTGTTCTGGAACTTGGAATATGTTTGTTTTGCTATTTTGAACTTGTGTACAAAGTTTGGATGTAATCCGGATTAGTTAGCCTTGAATCGGATACTTGGTTAGAAGTTGGAAGGTTTGAAACTTAAGAGAAGGATTGCATCATAGATTATTGGCTTTGATGTTATTCGTGATGTTTCGAGCagttggataagtttggattagGTATATGGACTTGCTGGTATGTTTGGAGAGGATCCCAGAGGACTTGGGTGTGTTTCAAGATGGTTTCTGACTATTTTCCTTTGATTTGCAGCTGCTGGTTTGGTGGTGTGAAGCAGTGCTTTGTGGTCGCTGAGCCGAGTCTTACAATCGAGGAGGAGGAGAGTTGGCAGTCAAAGATTTACTCTTCACGTAGGCGTAAATGGTGCCACATTTGCATAAGGATGAGGGCTAGTACTTCGCATTCACTTGTAGGGAAACACGTTTGCGAAGGTTTGGGGTAAGGCAAATGGGCTGCTATCGCGTTCGCGGGGCATgggtcacgttcgcgtaggctagGCAGGActgggcatcgcgttcgcatgaTGTACTTCACATTCGCGAAGTAGAGTTTCAGCTAGGTAGATTGTTTGGCCTTTGCGATCGTGAAGGGTGTGTCGTGATTGCGATTCATACCACTAGGCAGACTACTTAAGAAGTTATTTTTGGAACGTTTTCccattttttcatattttgagccttAGACCTCGGATTTGGAGATATTTTAAGAGACTTTTTCACCCACGACTTGGAGGTAAGGATTTCTACACTTAGTTTTGATAATATATCTTATTTCCTCATGGATTATTACGCATAGATTATGgtatttgaaagagaaatttagGGGTTTTGTACCTCAAGCCActagaagaggccgagtgcctcatgacaatgtccccGCTCCACCCCCACTTCCACCACGAgcagctccacaccgggtgttacccaatgaaggatatacTAGTGCAACAGTCCCTCCGTGTATTAGGgcaggcaactttcaaatcaccaacgtgatgctcactttgctagagtaACGAGGTTTCTTCACTGATGCTCTAagtcaaaatgcgtacaaacatttgaaggggtttgtggacacttgttgggggagaaaacaaacaaatgtctctgagaatgcattgaggctaaggctttttcccttctctctacgcgAGAAAGCTTTAGATTGCATAgggaaccattccattcacacttgggatgagttggcggaaaagtttatttctaagttttTTTCTttggggcacatggctacacatCGGGATGAtattttggcattcaagcaagagccgaatgaacTACTACATGAGATTTGGGAgaggtatagaacaatggtcaaggaatgtcccaacaatgatataacggaaaacatgattcaacaaaccttctatcttgggattaacacaaccaaccattGTGTATGGTAACTTTATGACTACGCcgtatgcggaggcgtgtgaaaTTTTGGATGAAATGGCAGAAACATTATCGGTGTGGCAATCTCGGGCTAATGTTCCGTAAGGTGATTCGAACGTGATCCACATTtataaagagttgcatgaccatgggcaaggcatttccgaattgactaccaccatgaatcaactagcaaaggctcaactttaacaagtgcaaaatcctaagcaagtcaatgccagggagggggtgaacatgatggtaaacaaaagaaggaccaagggtccacaagtgcaaaatcgagtggagaattatgtgcaagaagatagtggttttgatcaaggtgattcttataatgaacaagaagaggaggtgcaatacgtgaacaactttcaaggtcaaagaaacaaattccaaggcccaaaccaacaacaatggcgatatcaaaacaatcaaggaaattggaattctaatgcaatcgggggtcgggttttcaaaggcccccgatgtatcaacaaccgagcaacccactaCCTTATCGTTCCCATGGTCCAAGTTATTCAAAAAATGAGATGGGGCATATTAacaatatgttcaagcaaatgatgaaaaagaatgccgattcggatgcccaacttgcctcacacaacacatcaatccgcaacttagaagtgcaaatggggaaaatctctcaagctctaaattctcgttctaagggggaactaccaagtgacacggtagtaaacccaaagggtggaaacaatacggggcatgccatggccattactacaagaagtggaagaggtggaaatgcacccacctcaagtcaaaggcaacttgtggatgatgagcaagtggtacaagaataagaggtcccgaacaatgtggtacAATCAATTGATGAAGtttagattgatattgatgatagtatggaagagactcaagtggaggtgaacccgtctagggatcacattattgacatactggATCCGGTAGtgtaaaaggctaaggcaccattgcctaagcctccacatccataccctcaaagacttgccaagaaaaatggtgagaatcaattcaagaagtttatttaAATGATGAAAAGTTTCTccatcaatgtgccattagttgaagttttggaacaaTGCCCGGCTATGTAAAGTTTGCGAAGGAtctcgtgacaaagaagcggttaatgaattttgaaaccatcaaagtcactcatcaagtgagtgaaattgtgcACTCTATGGATCCTAAGttagaagatcccggtgctttcacgattccttgtacaattggaagtgccgaatTTGCAAAAGCTCTTAGTGATtatggggcaagtatcaatttgatgccctgtTCAAaattcaagaccttgggaattgggcaacaaagacccacctctatgagattgcaaatggctgaTCGTACTATGAAaagacctttgggagtgattgaagatgtcttagttcgtgttgataaattcattcttccgacggattttgtcattctagattgtgaagttaaCTACGAGGCTccaattattcttgggagacctttccttgctatggggaaggctctttgtgatgttgaagccggagaacttacatttcgggttggtgatgaaaaagtggttttccatgtgtgtaaggAAATgcggaaaccaaatagcaatgaggtgtgctcttttgtgaatttggtgactgatgttattgttgatgatacaagtgctatgATCAATacgggtgatatgttggaggccgtcttgctcaattttgatgatgacaagatggatggcttcatggaatgtgtgaactctttgtaAGGAATGGGTTCGTACAACTATGCACTCCGAAAattatccttggatcttgaaaataggacaaatcctcctacaaagccttctatttcAGAGCcccctaccttggagttgaagccattgcctccacatcttcggtatgaatttcttggtccttgttctactttaccggttattctttcctcttgtttgactaacgtgcaggtagactctactttggcggtgctacaaaagaggaagaaggctattgggtggactttggcggatattcgggggatatgccccgcattttgcatgcataagatcaacttggagaaggtctccaaaccatctattgaacatcaaaggagactcaatgaggctatgcaagaatttgtcaaaaaggagattatcaaatggttggatgccggggttgtctatcccatatccgatagttcgtggacttctccgttTCAATGtatcccaaagaaggggggcatgacggtggtcaccaatgacaataatgagttgattcctacaggaacggtgaccggatggagtgtgtgtatggactatcgcaatcTCAACAAAATCACAAGGAAGGATAATTTTCCACTTCCTTtattagatcaaatgcttgatagattggccggccgtgctttctattgttttcttgatgggtattcgggctacaaccaaattcttattgcctcgaaggatcaagagaaaacaacctttacatctccctatggtactttcgccttcaagcggatgccatttggtttgtgcaatgcaccgacaacttttcaaagatgtatgatggctattttcacggacatggtggaggactaccttggagttttcatggatgacttctcggtggttggagattcttttgatgattgtcttgcaaatttggataaagtgttggcaagatgtgaagaaataaatttggtgctcaattaggAGAAGTGTCATTccatggttgaggaaggcattatccttggccacaaaatctcaaagaatggaattgaagttgacaaggcaaatattgaggtaatttctaaacttccacctccaacttcggtaaagggtgtgcaaagtttcttaggccacgcagatttctaccggcgcttcatcaaagatttctctaaggtggtgaatctgttgtgcaagcttcttgagaaagatgctaagtttaacttcatTGATCAttaaaagttattatgccaagttatgtagagattgggattttgatacacctccacccacatatattggggtgaggcggtatgaccgctttgtgtaaggATTATGGTAtggtgggactgcacctccacccgcatacattagggtgaggcggtacgaccgctttgtgtatagtttggtattgttgtggcaccaccacccacatatatatattggggtgaggcggcataaacgctttgtgttggtattggtatcgttgatgaaTTTTTACCAGCATACATTGTGGTGAGGCggtatagccgctttgtgttggtattggtatcgttgatacatttccactcgcatacattggggtgaggtggcttagccgctttgtgttggtattggtatcactGATGCATTTCTACCTGcaaacattggggtgaggtggcatagccacttgtataggttcttggtactgtggttatacatccacccgtatacattggggtgaggcggcagggtcgcttgagtagagttgtggtattgtacttacacctccatctgcatacatcgggtgaggcgacggggccgctttgtgtgaagatggttacagaggatctcatcttaaatcctataaatgttattgatagctcttaataagcttgctctggtttaaacgattatctatattatactatCGCCGcattggttcatcatattcatcttgtatttctaaattcttaaattggtgtttagttttcatactagtattattcgacggtactaacgtcccttttgccgggggcactacatctttaaatggatgcgggtgattccacagcaggagatattgatcagtgatagcattacaccttcttcccagctgacttggtgagcccacttcatcctggggtcatgtatcttttgttctttgtgtattctgtttgaggtatagccggggcattgttgccggcattatcattgtactcatctttttctatagaggctccgtagacatagtgtgggttgtataataGTGCTAGAGGAGTCAAActcgtgtgttgtgcttgaattactattttcacttcagattatgaaaaatgtgtttggaattaagactttaaaataaagtaactccCATGCCTAGTGTCCCACTTTCTGCGTTGCGAGTCTCCTAGACATTGATGAGCCTTAACAACAGGATACAGAAAAcaactgcaaagctgtctgacttatccagtactgttgtAGCACAGTCTATTGCTCGGGCACCTCAGTTTCCCCCGACTAttgaggagacattgaagaagatcctagagaaccagaatactattatggctaccttggtacaacacAAGTCAATTATCAAAGAGctgggaaaagaagtaaagaagatgagaaagtcccaggctagcaagaagtcagtggacaagctctggAGACAGGTGACCAGGCTTGATGCAGCCAGAGATCTCCCctttgacatgctgattgacccacaccattAAGGCCTAGATCCTACAACACCATCAGCACCGGTGgtaccagctggccagtctgaggagttAGACATTGCTGCCGACACTACCGAGGCAGTGTGTCATATGTCGACAGAGATATCAACTTTTGCATTGACTTAGTttcaggcactcagcctatttctattccaccgtaccataTGGCCTCAGTTGacttgaaagaattgaaggaacaattgcaagatttgcttgacaaggaatttattagacctagtgtctctccttggggTGAACTGGTACTATTGGTGAAAATGAAGGACATATTATGtgcatagactatcggcagttgaataaggtcatTATCAAGAACACGTATtcattaccgaggattgatgacttatttgaccaacttcagggtgacaaggtattttccaagattgatttgaggccgGGCTACCATCAggtaaagattagggcatcagatgtccctaagacagcttttcggactcgggatggtcactacgagttcttcgtgatgtcatttggcttgaataATGACCCAACAACCTTTGTGGATTTGATAAACTGGGTGTTCAAGCCTAATCTGAATTCCTTCATGATTGTCTacatagatgatattttggtttactgcCACAGTCaataggagcatgagcaacatctctGGATCGTACTTTAGACTTTAAAGTCTCATCAGTTATATGCCAggttttctaagtgtgagttctggttagactcggttgcctttttagGCCATGTTGTATCTTCTAGGGGcatcaaggtggatcctaagaaaattgaggtagtttagaattgccctagacctactttagctacaatgattcggagcttcttgggtttggcgggttatcaTCGCCGGTTCGTGGATGGGTTTTCATCTATCCTAGCCCCattgacccaaaatggtgctctTTTCAtatggtccgatgagtgtgaggtTAGCTTTAATAAGTTCAAGACTGTAttgactacatccccagtgttggtgttgcctacagttttgggatcttacaccatgtattgtgatgcattacatATTGGGCTTGGCACAGTGTTGATGCATgatgatagggtgattgcctacacgtctcaTCAATTGAAGGTTCGTGAGAAGAGTTACCATATGCATGATTTAGATTTGGAATCCATTGTTCACGTGCTgtagatttggaggcactatctataaggtgttccatgtgaggtctataccgaccatcagagTGTCCAACACCTATTCAAGTAGAAGGACTTTAATTTGTGACAGCGGAGATGGTTAAAGTTGTTGAAAGTATATGATATTACCATACTATATCATCAGTGGAAGGAAaatatagtggccgatgcattgagtaggaaggcggagagcaTGGGAAGTTAGGCATATTTACCGGTggtagagaggccactagccatggatgttcatgATTTGGCCAATCAGTTGATAAGGTTCGATATTTCGGAACCTAGACATGTTCTTGGTTGTGTTGTGGCACAATCATCATTGttggagcatatcaaggctcgccagtttgatgatccccaCTTATTGGTTTTGAAAGACACGGTGTAAAGGGGTGGTGcgaaggaggttgtgattggagatgatgttgttttgtgactttagggtcggatttgtgttccaaatattgatgGATCGAGAGAGCTTATCCTTGAGAAGCCTCACAGTTCGCGCTATTCAattcacccaggtgtcacaaagatgtaccgtgacttgagatagcactattggtggcggaggataaagaaagatattattgcttatgtctctcggtgtttgaattgtcaacaggtgaagtacgagcatcagaaatTGGGCGGATTGACTTAGAGATTGGAAATAccggagtagaag is a window from the Nicotiana tomentosiformis chromosome 10, ASM39032v3, whole genome shotgun sequence genome containing:
- the LOC138900079 gene encoding uncharacterized protein, with the protein product MPGYVKFAKDLVTKKRLMNFETIKVTHQVSEIVHSMDPKLEDPGAFTIPCTIGSAEFAKALSDYGASINLMPCSKFKTLGIGQQRPTSMRLQMADRTMKRPLGVIEDVLVRVDKFILPTDFVILDCEVNYEAPIILGRPFLAMGKALCDVEAGELTFRVGDEKVVFHVCKEMRKPNSNEVCSFVNLVTDVIVDDTSAMINTGDMLEAVLLNFDDDKMDGFMECVNSL